From Bacillus pumilus, one genomic window encodes:
- a CDS encoding peptidyl-prolyl cis-trans isomerase has product MRLKARVVWTFILVLLMINAVVIAYVLTKSQMSQASSNGKSGEEIASIGKEKVTRQEWLKKMEDRYGKATLEQMINQKVVNQLAKENKLEVSSKEINRELLMLKAVSNNFYEDGHTSEKDWKEQIRYQILLEQLLTRDAVVSEKEAKSFYEKNKDLYQYDDSYRIRHIVVKTKGEAENVLKDLKGGSSFEAVAAERSIDRYTSPYGGDLGFVTEEQESIPALYIQEAQKLQPDEWTKEPIETKNGYAIIQLKEKLDGRSFSYEEVKDQIKRQIAMEDLGEKANVKTLWKEAKVTWFYDGEQD; this is encoded by the coding sequence ATGAGACTAAAAGCAAGAGTGGTATGGACATTTATCCTCGTGTTGCTTATGATCAATGCCGTTGTCATTGCATATGTATTAACAAAGTCGCAAATGTCACAGGCTTCTTCAAATGGGAAGAGCGGTGAAGAAATTGCGTCGATTGGAAAAGAGAAGGTGACGCGTCAAGAATGGTTAAAGAAGATGGAAGACCGCTATGGCAAGGCAACACTTGAGCAAATGATTAATCAGAAGGTGGTCAATCAGCTTGCGAAAGAAAACAAGCTTGAGGTGTCTTCAAAAGAGATCAATCGTGAATTGCTCATGCTTAAAGCGGTATCTAATAATTTCTACGAAGATGGACATACAAGTGAAAAAGATTGGAAAGAACAGATTCGTTATCAAATTTTATTAGAGCAGCTTTTAACGAGAGATGCTGTTGTTTCTGAAAAAGAAGCGAAATCCTTTTATGAAAAAAACAAGGACTTATATCAATATGATGATTCATACCGTATTCGTCATATCGTCGTGAAGACAAAAGGCGAAGCTGAAAATGTATTGAAGGATCTGAAAGGCGGATCTAGCTTCGAAGCGGTGGCAGCTGAACGCTCCATTGACCGCTACACCTCTCCATATGGCGGAGATCTTGGGTTTGTGACAGAAGAACAAGAAAGTATCCCAGCCCTATACATACAGGAAGCTCAAAAGCTTCAGCCAGACGAATGGACAAAAGAACCGATCGAGACCAAAAACGGGTATGCCATTATTCAACTAAAAGAAAAATTAGATGGCCGCTCCTTCTCTTATGAAGAAGTCAAAGATCAGATCAAAAGGCAGATTGCCATGGAAGACCTAGGTGAAAAGGCGAATGTCAAAACCCTGTGGAAAGAAGCAAAAGTCACATGGTTTTACGATGGCGAGCAGGACTAA
- the cysK gene encoding cysteine synthase A — MARIANSVFELIGNTPVVKLNRLVDEDSADVYLKLEYMNPGSSVKDRIALAMIEDAEAKGTLKAGDTLIEPTSGNTGIGLAMVAAAKGINAILVMPDTMSQERRNLLRAYGAELVLTPGAEGMKGAIKKAEELAEEHGYFMPQQFSNEANAEIHRRTTGKEILEQFDGELDAFIAGVGTGGTITGAGEVLKEAIPSIQLYAVEPTDSPVLSGGKPGPHKIQGIGAGFIPSILNTEVYDGIIQVKNEDAFELARKAAKEEGILGGISSGAAIYAALQTAKKLGKGKKVLAIIPSNGERYLSTPLYQFD; from the coding sequence ATGGCTCGTATTGCAAATTCAGTTTTTGAACTAATAGGAAATACACCAGTCGTTAAATTAAACCGTTTAGTAGATGAAGACAGTGCGGATGTCTACTTGAAACTTGAATATATGAACCCGGGCAGCAGTGTAAAAGATCGTATTGCGTTAGCGATGATCGAAGATGCTGAAGCGAAAGGTACTTTAAAAGCCGGCGACACGCTCATCGAACCAACAAGCGGAAACACAGGGATCGGTCTTGCGATGGTAGCGGCAGCTAAAGGAATTAACGCAATTCTAGTGATGCCAGACACAATGAGTCAGGAGCGCCGCAACCTTTTACGCGCTTATGGAGCAGAGCTTGTATTAACACCAGGTGCAGAAGGAATGAAAGGTGCCATCAAAAAGGCAGAAGAATTGGCAGAAGAGCATGGTTACTTCATGCCTCAGCAATTTAGCAACGAAGCCAATGCGGAGATTCACCGTCGTACTACAGGAAAAGAAATTCTTGAACAGTTTGACGGCGAGCTTGATGCATTTATTGCAGGTGTTGGTACGGGCGGCACGATTACGGGTGCTGGTGAAGTCCTAAAAGAAGCCATCCCATCGATTCAGCTTTATGCGGTAGAGCCGACAGATTCTCCTGTATTATCAGGCGGAAAGCCAGGCCCGCATAAAATCCAAGGGATAGGAGCAGGTTTTATCCCTTCAATCTTGAACACGGAAGTATATGACGGTATTATCCAAGTGAAAAACGAAGATGCATTTGAGCTTGCTAGAAAAGCAGCGAAAGAGGAAGGGATCCTTGGCGGTATTTCTTCAGGAGCAGCTATTTACGCAGCACTTCAAACAGCGAAGAAGCTTGGTAAAGGGAAAAAGGTTCTGGCAATCATCCCAAGTAATGGGGAGCGTTACCTCAGTACACCTCTTTATCAATTCGATTAA
- the pabB gene encoding aminodeoxychorismate synthase, component I, whose product MTQRRPMGIKIPFTKDAFLKRYEQLTTGETHHVLLESARGGSYSIAGIHPIAKAKGKDGMTTIHYQDEVLFKEGDPFRAFTDWFQTLQTEMNEEYPDFQGGAIGFLSYDYARYIEHFKMLSIDDLKTPDLYFLVFNDVAVFDHEENVLWLITHTEGTEPVSDTHQRLEDLKRKWTSSSEESAQSPVHESSAEFVPAAPFTEETFGEAVEKIKQYIASGDVFQVNLSIRQDEQLHTHPYDLYKTLRQVNPSPYMSYLHTPDFQIVCGSPELLIKKKGNQLETRPIAGTRSRGKDDAEDQALAKELIENEKERAEHVMLVDLERNDLGRVSTYGSVKVNEFMAIEKYSHVMHIVSNVQGELRDDCDAVDVMRAVFPGGTITGAPKVRTMEIIEELEPTRRGLYTGSIGWFGFNQDMHFNIVIRTAYCTEGKAFMQSGAGIVIDSVPKHEYKESIKKAYAVKKALQLSKEETILS is encoded by the coding sequence ATGACACAACGCAGGCCGATGGGCATCAAAATTCCTTTTACGAAAGATGCTTTCCTGAAAAGATACGAACAATTAACTACTGGCGAAACACACCATGTTCTTCTTGAAAGTGCTCGCGGCGGTTCATACAGCATTGCTGGCATTCACCCGATCGCTAAAGCGAAGGGGAAAGACGGGATGACAACCATCCATTATCAAGATGAGGTGCTGTTCAAAGAAGGCGATCCATTCAGAGCGTTTACGGATTGGTTCCAAACCCTTCAAACCGAAATGAATGAGGAATATCCTGATTTTCAAGGCGGGGCGATTGGATTTTTAAGCTATGATTATGCAAGATATATCGAGCATTTTAAAATGCTGTCCATTGATGACCTGAAAACACCTGATCTTTATTTTCTCGTATTTAATGATGTTGCGGTCTTTGATCATGAAGAAAACGTGCTGTGGCTGATCACTCACACAGAAGGAACGGAACCTGTGAGTGACACTCATCAAAGACTCGAAGATTTGAAGCGAAAGTGGACAAGCTCTTCAGAAGAATCAGCGCAATCTCCTGTTCATGAATCTTCTGCAGAATTTGTACCAGCAGCACCGTTTACCGAAGAAACCTTTGGAGAAGCAGTAGAGAAAATTAAGCAATATATCGCAAGCGGTGATGTGTTCCAAGTGAATTTATCCATCAGACAAGATGAACAGCTCCACACACATCCGTATGATTTATACAAAACGTTACGTCAAGTCAATCCATCTCCGTATATGTCTTATCTGCACACGCCTGATTTCCAGATTGTTTGTGGATCTCCAGAGCTGCTTATTAAGAAAAAGGGGAATCAATTAGAAACAAGACCGATTGCGGGTACAAGATCAAGAGGCAAAGACGACGCTGAGGATCAAGCGCTGGCAAAAGAGCTCATTGAAAATGAAAAAGAACGCGCAGAGCATGTGATGCTCGTGGATCTTGAGCGGAATGACCTTGGACGCGTGTCTACTTATGGCTCAGTAAAAGTGAACGAATTTATGGCGATTGAGAAATATTCACACGTGATGCACATTGTATCCAACGTACAAGGGGAACTGCGTGATGATTGTGATGCAGTAGATGTCATGAGAGCTGTATTCCCAGGCGGAACAATTACAGGTGCTCCAAAGGTGAGAACAATGGAAATCATAGAAGAGCTTGAGCCGACAAGGCGTGGGCTTTATACTGGATCTATAGGCTGGTTTGGATTCAATCAAGATATGCACTTTAACATCGTCATTCGTACGGCGTATTGTACTGAAGGCAAAGCCTTTATGCAGTCGGGTGCTGGGATCGTCATCGATTCTGTACCAAAGCACGAATACAAAGAATCGATTAAAAAAGCCTATGCAGTGAAAAAAGCATTACAGTTGAGCAAAGAAGAGACTATTTTGAGTTAG
- the pabA gene encoding aminodeoxychorismate/anthranilate synthase component II — translation MILMIDNYDSFTYNLVQYLGELGEELIVKRNDQVTIQEIEELKPDFLMISPGPCSPDEAGISMEAIKHFAGSIPIFGVCLGHQSIAQVFGGDVVRAERLMHGKTSEIAHDGKGVFTGLQNPLVATRYHSLIVKNETLPECFDATASTKEGELMAIRHKELPIESVQFHPESIMTSFGKEMLKNFIETYRKKGHEVNA, via the coding sequence ATGATATTAATGATTGATAATTATGATTCATTTACGTACAACCTGGTCCAGTATTTAGGTGAGCTTGGAGAAGAATTGATCGTGAAACGGAATGATCAAGTAACCATTCAAGAAATCGAAGAGCTTAAACCAGATTTTCTCATGATTTCTCCAGGGCCATGCAGTCCTGATGAAGCGGGAATTAGTATGGAGGCGATCAAGCACTTTGCGGGAAGTATTCCGATCTTCGGTGTGTGTCTAGGTCATCAATCCATTGCGCAAGTCTTTGGCGGGGATGTCGTTCGTGCAGAGCGCTTAATGCACGGTAAAACGTCAGAGATTGCACATGACGGAAAAGGCGTCTTCACTGGACTCCAAAATCCGCTTGTCGCAACGAGATATCATTCATTAATTGTCAAAAACGAGACGCTGCCGGAGTGCTTTGACGCAACAGCCAGCACAAAGGAAGGCGAGCTCATGGCCATTCGCCATAAAGAGCTGCCAATTGAAAGTGTACAGTTTCATCCTGAATCGATTATGACGTCCTTCGGAAAAGAAATGCTTAAAAATTTCATTGAAACCTATCGTAAAAAGGGGCATGAAGTAAACGCATGA
- the pabC gene encoding aminodeoxychorismate lyase, translating into MIIYLNGQYIEEKDATLSPFDHGFLYGIGVFETFTSLAGQVFLLDWHLERINESLRDLCIESTIEKPFVLDIIHTLLNKNEIAGGHARIRFNVSAGRGNGFSADPYEEPVVFVMISPFRPESVLDEKQGVILQTRRNTPEGPRRLKSHHYMNNLLAKREVGNDASLEGIFLTKENDVAEGITSNIFWRKGDVIYTPSLDTGILNGVTRRYCIETLQAMGTSLKVGRYPVSQLLSADEAWMTNSVQGIVPFSSIGEISLPQNSRIISTKLRTQYTKERLDHKE; encoded by the coding sequence ATGATCATTTATCTGAACGGTCAGTATATAGAGGAGAAAGACGCGACTCTTTCTCCTTTTGATCATGGTTTTCTATATGGCATCGGTGTATTCGAAACATTTACCAGCCTGGCAGGACAAGTCTTTCTGTTAGATTGGCACCTTGAAAGGATCAATGAATCATTGCGTGACCTTTGCATCGAATCCACAATAGAGAAACCATTTGTACTCGACATCATTCATACCTTACTGAATAAAAACGAAATAGCCGGTGGTCATGCGAGAATTCGCTTCAATGTTTCTGCGGGCAGAGGCAATGGATTTTCTGCAGATCCTTATGAAGAGCCTGTCGTTTTTGTCATGATCTCTCCATTCCGGCCCGAATCTGTTTTAGATGAGAAGCAGGGAGTCATTCTTCAAACGAGGAGAAATACGCCGGAAGGTCCAAGGCGCCTCAAGTCTCATCATTATATGAACAACCTGCTGGCTAAAAGAGAAGTGGGAAATGATGCATCGTTAGAAGGCATCTTTTTAACAAAAGAAAATGATGTGGCAGAAGGAATTACCTCCAATATATTTTGGCGAAAAGGTGATGTGATCTATACACCGTCACTTGATACAGGAATTTTAAATGGAGTCACTCGCCGATATTGTATTGAAACGCTTCAAGCTATGGGGACTTCACTAAAAGTAGGGCGATACCCAGTCTCGCAATTGCTATCAGCTGATGAGGCATGGATGACCAATTCTGTTCAGGGGATTGTGCCCTTCAGCAGTATAGGAGAAATTTCCTTGCCTCAAAACAGCCGGATCATCTCAACAAAGTTGAGAACGCAATATACAAAAGAACGTCTAGATCATAAAGAGTAG
- the folP gene encoding dihydropteroate synthase: MTQQVIKQPKIIQAKHHTLSYEEKTLVMGILNVTPDSFSDGGKFNQVDKALAHAAQLIEDGAHMIDIGGESTRPGAALVSEQEELSRVIPVIEKITKELDVPISIDTYKAHVADEAVKAGASIINDVWGAKADPQMAHVAAKHNVPIILMHNRPERNYTHLISDMIADLKESVQIAKQAGVRDDMIILDPGVGFAKNKEDNLMVMNELEHFCHLGYPLLLATSRKRFIGAVLDLPPEERTEGTGATVCLGIQKGSAMVRVHDVKEIARMAKMMDAMLNKGGAYHR; this comes from the coding sequence ATGACACAACAAGTGATAAAACAGCCTAAAATCATACAAGCCAAGCACCACACCCTTAGTTATGAAGAAAAGACATTGGTCATGGGCATTTTAAATGTCACACCTGACTCTTTTTCAGATGGAGGAAAGTTTAATCAAGTGGATAAAGCGCTGGCTCATGCAGCACAGCTGATAGAAGACGGGGCGCATATGATTGATATTGGCGGAGAATCGACTCGCCCAGGAGCGGCACTTGTCTCAGAACAAGAGGAGCTTTCAAGAGTCATTCCCGTCATTGAAAAGATCACTAAAGAATTGGATGTACCGATTTCCATTGATACGTATAAAGCCCATGTTGCAGATGAAGCGGTGAAAGCTGGAGCTTCCATCATTAATGATGTATGGGGAGCGAAGGCAGATCCTCAAATGGCGCATGTGGCAGCGAAGCACAATGTGCCGATTATTTTAATGCACAATCGGCCAGAGCGAAACTACACACATCTGATTTCAGATATGATCGCAGATTTGAAAGAAAGTGTTCAAATTGCGAAACAAGCGGGTGTCCGTGATGACATGATCATATTAGATCCAGGTGTAGGTTTTGCGAAAAATAAAGAGGACAACCTGATGGTCATGAATGAGCTCGAACATTTTTGTCACCTTGGTTATCCACTGCTCTTAGCTACATCTCGAAAACGATTCATCGGAGCTGTCTTAGACCTGCCGCCTGAAGAACGTACGGAAGGAACGGGGGCTACGGTCTGCCTTGGGATTCAAAAAGGCAGTGCGATGGTTCGCGTACATGATGTAAAAGAAATCGCAAGAATGGCAAAAATGATGGATGCCATGCTGAATAAGGGAGGCGCTTATCATCGATAA
- the folB gene encoding dihydroneopterin aldolase yields MDKVYVNGMEFYGYHGVFAEENKLGQRFRVDLTASLDLSKAGQTDDLNETINYAELYQICKSIVEGESVNLVETLTERIANQVLKDFPTVQECTVKVIKPDPPIPGHYQSVAIEMTRSRT; encoded by the coding sequence ATCGATAAAGTATATGTAAATGGAATGGAATTTTACGGCTACCACGGCGTATTTGCAGAAGAAAATAAATTAGGACAGCGATTCCGTGTGGATTTAACAGCTTCACTTGATTTAAGTAAAGCCGGACAAACTGATGACCTCAATGAGACCATTAATTATGCAGAGCTCTACCAAATCTGCAAAAGCATTGTAGAAGGTGAATCAGTCAACCTCGTTGAAACACTGACAGAAAGAATTGCGAACCAAGTGTTAAAGGACTTTCCGACAGTTCAGGAATGTACAGTAAAGGTAATCAAACCAGATCCGCCAATTCCAGGACACTATCAGTCCGTTGCAATTGAAATGACGAGATCACGCACATGA
- the folK gene encoding 2-amino-4-hydroxy-6-hydroxymethyldihydropteridine diphosphokinase → MNNTAYIALGSNIGKKETYLKEAVKKLHEHPEVQVELISSIYETTPVGYENQDDFLNMAVKISTSLRPNELLALTQKIEQELGRTREVRWGPRTADLDILLYNRENIETEQLVVPHPRMYERLFVLVPMSEICPEIGEVQINAVTDQEGVSIWKKTCGVEEFVHTES, encoded by the coding sequence ATGAACAATACTGCATACATCGCTTTAGGATCGAACATAGGTAAAAAGGAAACCTATTTAAAAGAAGCTGTCAAAAAACTGCACGAACATCCAGAGGTTCAAGTAGAATTGATCTCCTCTATATATGAAACAACACCTGTAGGTTACGAAAACCAAGATGACTTTTTAAATATGGCTGTGAAAATTTCCACTTCGCTTCGTCCAAATGAACTACTGGCACTTACTCAGAAAATCGAGCAAGAGTTAGGCAGAACAAGAGAAGTGAGATGGGGACCGCGAACGGCTGACCTTGACATTTTACTTTATAATCGTGAAAATATTGAAACAGAACAGCTTGTAGTACCACATCCTAGAATGTACGAACGTTTATTCGTTCTTGTTCCGATGAGTGAGATTTGCCCAGAAATCGGCGAAGTACAAATAAATGCCGTAACAGACCAAGAAGGTGTAAGCATATGGAAAAAGACATGTGGGGTAGAAGAATTCGTGCATACCGAAAGCTAA
- a CDS encoding helix-turn-helix domain-containing protein, protein MEKDMWGRRIRAYRKLKGYTQEGFAKRLGISVSVLGEIERGNRLPTNQLVGQIADALNITVEELSPILEEGRRGNDV, encoded by the coding sequence ATGGAAAAAGACATGTGGGGTAGAAGAATTCGTGCATACCGAAAGCTAAAAGGGTATACTCAGGAAGGGTTCGCGAAAAGACTAGGCATCTCTGTCTCTGTCTTAGGAGAAATTGAGCGAGGCAATCGATTACCAACAAACCAATTGGTTGGTCAAATAGCAGATGCTTTAAATATAACGGTGGAAGAACTTTCGCCAATTCTTGAAGAAGGAAGGAGGGGAAATGATGTTTAA
- the dusB gene encoding tRNA dihydrouridine synthase DusB: MFKIGDIDIKNKVVLAPMAGVCNSAFRLTVKEFGAGLVCAEMVSDKAILINNARTMGMLYIDEREKPLSLQIFGGEKDTLVEAAKFVDQNTTADIIDINMGCPVPKITKCDAGAKWLLDPNKIYEMVSAVVDAVDKPVTVKMRMGWDEDHIFAIDNARAVERAGGQAVALHGRTRVQMYEGTANWDIIKEVKQSVSIPVIGNGDVKTPQDAKRMLDETGVDAVMIGRAALGNPWMIYRTVHYLETGELKEEPNVREKMSVCKLHLDRLIDLKGEHVAVREMRKHAAWYLKGVRGNADVRNQINQSETRAELVQVLDDFTIEAEAKELQSIKVG, from the coding sequence ATGTTTAAAATCGGAGATATCGACATTAAAAACAAAGTGGTGCTCGCGCCTATGGCTGGTGTGTGCAACTCTGCCTTCAGACTGACAGTTAAAGAGTTTGGAGCGGGTTTAGTCTGCGCTGAAATGGTCAGTGACAAGGCGATCCTGATCAACAATGCAAGAACAATGGGTATGCTATACATTGATGAACGGGAAAAGCCTTTGAGCCTTCAGATATTTGGAGGTGAAAAAGACACACTCGTCGAAGCGGCAAAGTTTGTAGACCAGAACACCACAGCGGACATTATTGATATTAACATGGGCTGTCCTGTACCGAAGATTACGAAATGTGATGCAGGAGCGAAATGGCTGCTTGATCCAAACAAGATTTATGAAATGGTCTCTGCTGTTGTAGATGCTGTAGATAAACCTGTTACGGTGAAAATGAGAATGGGCTGGGACGAAGATCATATCTTCGCTATCGACAATGCCCGTGCTGTTGAACGAGCAGGTGGACAAGCGGTTGCGCTTCACGGACGGACACGTGTGCAGATGTACGAAGGAACAGCGAATTGGGATATTATAAAAGAGGTCAAACAATCTGTTTCCATTCCTGTCATCGGCAATGGAGATGTCAAAACCCCTCAAGATGCAAAACGAATGCTTGATGAAACGGGTGTAGATGCTGTCATGATCGGAAGAGCCGCGCTAGGAAACCCGTGGATGATCTATCGAACGGTTCATTATTTAGAAACGGGTGAACTAAAAGAAGAGCCAAATGTACGTGAGAAGATGTCAGTGTGCAAACTTCACTTAGACAGACTCATTGACCTAAAAGGCGAACACGTGGCTGTCAGAGAAATGAGAAAGCACGCAGCATGGTACTTAAAAGGTGTCCGAGGCAATGCGGACGTAAGAAATCAAATCAATCAAAGTGAAACGAGAGCGGAGCTTGTACAAGTTCTTGATGACTTTACGATCGAAGCCGAGGCAAAAGAGCTTCAAAGTATAAAAGTAGGATAA
- the lysS gene encoding lysine--tRNA ligase, whose translation MSNEGLNNEELNDQFQVRRDKMNKMREEGIDPFGERYDRSHQSAQIIAEFDEFSKEDLEEKSAQVTIAGRMMTKRGKGKAGFAHIQDLEGQIQIYVRKDSVGEEAYELFKSSDLGDIIGVTGMVFKTNVGELSIKATSFEVLTKALRPLPDKYHGLKDVEQRYRQRYLDLIVNPESKQTFIMRSKIIQSMRRYLDSKGYLEVETPTMHSIPGGASARPFITHHNALDMPLYMRIAIELHLKRLIVGGLEKVYEIGRVFRNEGVSTRHNPEFTMIELYEAYADYKDIMNLTENLIAHIAEEVLGTTTIQYGEDEIDLKPEWKRLHMVEAVKEATGVDFWQEMSVEEAKQHAADHGIEITKNMTVGHIINEFFEQKVEETLVQPTFIYGHPVEISPLAKKNPEDPRFTDRFELFIVRREHANAFTELNDPIDQRERFEAQLKEREEGNDEAHLMDDDFVEALEYGMPPTGGLGIGIDRLIMLLTNSPSIRDVLLFPQMRNR comes from the coding sequence ATGAGTAATGAAGGGCTTAATAACGAAGAATTAAATGACCAATTCCAGGTCAGACGTGACAAAATGAATAAAATGAGAGAAGAGGGTATCGATCCATTCGGTGAACGATATGACCGTTCTCATCAATCCGCACAAATTATCGCTGAATTTGATGAGTTTTCTAAAGAAGACTTAGAAGAAAAGTCTGCCCAAGTGACAATCGCTGGACGTATGATGACAAAGCGAGGAAAAGGGAAAGCTGGCTTTGCGCATATACAAGACTTAGAAGGACAAATTCAAATATACGTTCGTAAAGATAGTGTAGGAGAAGAAGCTTACGAGTTATTCAAAAGCTCAGACCTAGGCGATATCATCGGTGTAACAGGAATGGTATTTAAAACGAACGTAGGAGAACTTTCTATTAAAGCGACTAGCTTTGAGGTTCTCACAAAAGCACTTCGCCCGCTTCCTGATAAATATCATGGACTCAAAGATGTTGAACAACGTTATCGTCAGCGCTACCTTGACCTGATTGTAAATCCAGAAAGTAAGCAGACGTTCATCATGCGAAGCAAGATCATTCAATCCATGAGAAGATACTTAGATTCTAAAGGATACCTAGAAGTTGAAACACCAACAATGCACAGCATCCCTGGTGGTGCATCAGCACGTCCTTTCATTACTCATCACAATGCACTGGATATGCCGCTTTATATGCGTATTGCGATTGAACTGCACTTAAAACGCCTGATTGTCGGTGGTCTAGAGAAAGTATACGAGATTGGCCGTGTATTCCGTAACGAAGGTGTATCAACTCGTCATAACCCAGAATTCACTATGATCGAGCTGTACGAAGCTTACGCAGATTACAAAGACATCATGAACCTAACTGAAAACCTGATTGCTCATATTGCCGAAGAGGTACTAGGAACAACCACTATTCAATATGGAGAAGATGAAATTGATCTCAAGCCTGAATGGAAGAGACTCCATATGGTTGAAGCGGTCAAAGAAGCAACTGGTGTAGACTTCTGGCAGGAGATGTCTGTTGAAGAAGCGAAGCAGCATGCCGCTGATCACGGAATTGAAATCACGAAAAACATGACAGTAGGTCATATCATCAATGAGTTCTTCGAGCAAAAAGTAGAAGAAACATTGGTTCAGCCTACATTTATTTACGGACACCCAGTGGAGATTTCTCCATTAGCTAAGAAAAATCCTGAAGACCCTCGCTTCACTGATCGCTTTGAACTATTTATCGTACGCCGTGAGCATGCTAATGCATTCACAGAGCTTAACGATCCAATCGATCAAAGAGAACGATTCGAAGCTCAATTAAAAGAACGTGAAGAAGGGAATGACGAAGCGCATCTAATGGATGACGATTTTGTTGAAGCATTAGAATATGGTATGCCTCCAACAGGCGGTCTAGGAATCGGTATCGACCGGTTAATCATGCTATTAACAAATTCTCCATCAATCAGAGATGTACTGCTTTTCCCACAAATGAGAAACCGTTAA
- a CDS encoding CtsR family transcriptional regulator: MAQNISDIIEQYLKEVLDQNGREILEIKRNEIADKFQCVPSQINYVINTRFTSERGYIVESKRGGGGYIRIIKVKMNDEVDLLNNIISQIYHRLSQAASDHIIMRLVENNILSEREAKMMISVMDRSVLHIDLPERDELRARMMKAMLNALKLK, encoded by the coding sequence GTGGCACAAAATATTTCTGATATCATCGAGCAGTATTTGAAGGAAGTCTTGGATCAGAATGGTCGAGAAATATTAGAAATTAAGCGCAATGAAATTGCAGATAAGTTTCAATGCGTACCTTCACAAATTAACTATGTTATCAATACACGCTTTACGAGCGAGAGAGGCTATATCGTTGAAAGTAAGCGTGGCGGCGGTGGCTATATCCGCATCATTAAAGTCAAAATGAATGATGAAGTCGACTTATTGAACAACATTATTTCCCAAATATATCATCGTTTATCACAGGCTGCCTCTGATCATATCATCATGCGTCTTGTAGAAAATAATATTTTATCTGAAAGAGAAGCAAAGATGATGATCAGTGTCATGGACCGTTCTGTTTTGCACATTGATTTACCTGAACGAGATGAATTGAGAGCTCGGATGATGAAAGCGATGTTAAATGCTTTGAAATTAAAGTAA
- a CDS encoding UvrB/UvrC motif-containing protein: MICQECNERPATFHFTKVINGEKQEMHICEQCAKENSDSYAMSGNQGFSIHNLLSGLLNIDPSFTTSANKGSSIFQEAREVDQCPKCGLTFQQFRKTGRFGCAECYRSFDQYLNPVLRKVHSGNTVHNGKVPKRIAGSLHVRRKLELMQQELKQLIEQEEFEKAAEVRDQIRALEHEQSQQREGD, translated from the coding sequence TTGATTTGTCAAGAATGCAATGAGAGACCAGCCACTTTTCACTTTACGAAAGTTATAAATGGAGAAAAACAAGAAATGCACATATGTGAACAATGTGCAAAAGAAAACAGTGATTCATATGCTATGAGTGGAAACCAAGGTTTCTCGATTCACAACTTATTATCAGGTTTATTGAATATTGATCCTAGCTTTACCACAAGTGCTAATAAGGGATCTTCTATTTTTCAAGAAGCGAGAGAAGTGGATCAATGTCCTAAGTGTGGCTTAACCTTTCAACAATTCAGAAAAACAGGCCGTTTTGGCTGTGCAGAATGCTATCGTTCATTTGATCAGTATCTGAACCCTGTTTTACGGAAAGTCCATAGTGGAAATACAGTCCATAATGGAAAAGTGCCTAAACGGATTGCCGGCAGTCTTCATGTCCGCCGGAAACTTGAGTTGATGCAGCAAGAGCTGAAGCAGTTAATTGAACAAGAAGAGTTCGAAAAAGCAGCGGAAGTTCGAGATCAAATTCGTGCACTAGAGCATGAGCAATCTCAGCAGAGGGAGGGAGATTAA